A window of the Gordonia humi genome harbors these coding sequences:
- the ramB gene encoding acetate metabolism transcriptional regulator RamB, translated as MSSTKMYVGARLRRLRSERGLSQLTMASTLGISASYLNQIEHDTRPLTAPVLARITEIFGIDIGFFDPQDDVRLVAELREALLDEDLDFDPAASDANEVSAMVGSHRAIAEALVGMYGRYRVVAEQLAAATAGRGDPGGRGAISAPHEEVRNYFYQRRNYVHELDEAAENLTSRMRMHSADLRAQLTSRLEDVHGVRIVRRVDLGDNVLHRFDPERRQLEFSAALGAGQRGFKVAAELAYLEFDDLITRLVDDGGFSSDDATALARQGLANYFAAAAVLPYTQFHGAAEDFRYDIERLSAFYAVSYETICHRLSTLQRPNLRGVPWTFVRVDRAGNMSKRQSATGFNFSSSGGTCPLWNVYESFASPGKIGTQITEMPDGRDYFWVSRTVERRASRYGQPGKTFAIGMGCELRHAGRVIYSDGVELGDDAKRTPIGAGCRVCDRRDCPQRAFPPLGSTLNIDEHRSTVSPYTMS; from the coding sequence ATGAGCAGTACCAAGATGTACGTCGGCGCGCGCCTGCGACGGCTGCGCTCCGAGCGCGGTCTCTCGCAGCTGACGATGGCCTCGACGCTGGGGATCTCGGCCTCGTACCTGAATCAGATCGAGCACGACACCCGGCCGCTGACCGCCCCGGTACTGGCCAGGATCACCGAGATCTTCGGCATCGACATCGGGTTCTTCGATCCGCAGGACGATGTGCGGTTGGTCGCCGAACTGCGTGAGGCCCTGCTCGACGAGGATCTCGACTTCGATCCGGCGGCCAGCGACGCCAACGAGGTGTCGGCGATGGTCGGTTCGCATCGGGCGATCGCCGAAGCCCTGGTCGGCATGTACGGCCGGTACCGGGTGGTCGCCGAACAGCTCGCGGCGGCGACGGCCGGTCGCGGCGACCCCGGTGGGCGCGGTGCGATCAGTGCCCCGCACGAGGAGGTCCGGAACTACTTCTATCAGCGACGCAACTACGTGCACGAACTCGACGAGGCCGCCGAGAATCTGACCTCGCGCATGCGGATGCACTCGGCCGATCTGCGCGCGCAGCTGACCTCCCGACTCGAGGACGTGCACGGGGTGCGAATCGTGCGCCGCGTCGACCTCGGCGACAACGTCTTGCACCGGTTCGATCCCGAGCGGCGCCAGTTGGAGTTCTCCGCGGCGCTCGGCGCCGGACAGCGCGGTTTCAAGGTGGCCGCGGAACTCGCGTATCTGGAGTTCGACGACCTGATCACCCGGCTCGTCGACGACGGCGGATTCTCCAGCGACGACGCGACGGCGCTGGCCCGCCAGGGGCTGGCCAACTATTTCGCGGCGGCCGCGGTCCTGCCGTACACGCAGTTTCACGGCGCCGCCGAGGACTTCCGGTACGACATCGAACGTCTGTCGGCGTTCTACGCGGTGTCGTACGAGACCATCTGCCACCGACTCTCCACGCTGCAGCGGCCGAACCTGCGCGGGGTGCCGTGGACGTTCGTGCGCGTCGACCGGGCGGGCAACATGTCCAAGAGACAGTCGGCGACCGGCTTCAACTTCTCCTCGAGCGGCGGCACGTGCCCGCTGTGGAACGTGTACGAGTCGTTCGCCTCGCCCGGGAAGATCGGCACCCAGATCACCGAGATGCCCGACGGCCGTGACTACTTCTGGGTCTCGCGCACCGTCGAACGACGTGCGTCCCGCTACGGACAGCCCGGCAAGACGTTCGCGATCGGCATGGGATGCGAACTGCGCCACGCCGGCCGGGTGATCTACTCCGACGGTGTGGAACTCGGCGACGACGCGAAGCGGACGCCGATCGGCGCGGGCTGTCGCGTGTGCGATCGTCGCGACTGTCCGCAGCGGGCCTTCCCTCCCCTGGGCTCGACGCTCAACATCGACGAACACCGCAGCACCGTCTCGCCGTACACGATGTCGTAG
- a CDS encoding carboxymuconolactone decarboxylase family protein, whose product MSTPRVSPGTFGDLGPINWLVVRAMSIATGTDNAHIFATLGRSKGLFRGWLHFSSRMMPFGELSRRETEMIIIRVAHLRECDYELDHHRRLGARAGIDDAAFDDVVEGPDAGWGDRERTLLTAVDELVADRDLSDATWAALRRHLSERQAIAFTLLVGQYDSLATTIGVLRVQRDEFGGGR is encoded by the coding sequence ATGAGCACTCCTCGCGTCTCGCCGGGCACCTTCGGCGATCTGGGACCGATCAACTGGCTGGTGGTGCGGGCCATGTCGATCGCGACCGGCACCGACAACGCACACATCTTCGCCACTCTCGGCCGCAGTAAGGGCCTGTTCCGCGGCTGGCTGCACTTCTCGTCGCGGATGATGCCGTTCGGCGAACTCTCCCGACGAGAGACCGAGATGATCATCATCCGAGTGGCTCATCTGCGCGAATGCGACTACGAACTCGACCATCACCGTCGTCTCGGCGCCAGGGCGGGGATCGACGACGCCGCATTCGACGACGTGGTCGAGGGCCCCGATGCGGGCTGGGGCGACCGCGAACGCACCCTCTTGACGGCCGTCGACGAACTCGTCGCCGACCGAGACCTCTCGGATGCGACCTGGGCGGCGCTGCGCCGACATCTGTCCGAGCGGCAGGCGATCGCCTTCACCCTCCTCGTCGGACAGTACGACTCGCTCGCCACCACGATCGGCGTCCTGCGCGTGCAACGCGACGAGTTCGGAGGCGGCCGGTGA
- a CDS encoding class I SAM-dependent methyltransferase, with amino-acid sequence MGNRAFSLVYEKAWRPIFTRGFSLGGSSTADYDRALRAYLARPGDRRVLDIACGPGNYSRDAASGLTDEGRYVGLDFSAAMLAQASRDNRGERIAFVRGDAHRLPFADDTFDTVLCLAALYLIPDPLPVLDEMMRVCAPGGEIIVFTSARASVAALPGADLAAGLIGLRIFGRDELLSRLSALGADHREQTITGVGQYVHARKPKE; translated from the coding sequence ATGGGCAACCGCGCCTTCTCCCTCGTCTACGAGAAGGCGTGGCGGCCGATCTTCACACGCGGATTCAGCCTCGGCGGTTCCAGCACCGCCGACTACGACCGCGCGCTGCGCGCCTACCTGGCTCGTCCCGGCGATCGACGGGTACTCGACATCGCCTGCGGTCCCGGCAATTACAGCCGCGATGCGGCGAGCGGGCTGACCGACGAGGGCCGGTACGTCGGCCTCGACTTCTCGGCGGCGATGCTGGCCCAGGCGAGTCGCGACAATCGGGGTGAACGGATCGCGTTCGTCCGCGGCGACGCGCACCGACTCCCCTTCGCCGACGACACCTTCGACACCGTTCTGTGTCTGGCCGCGCTGTACCTGATCCCCGATCCGCTGCCCGTCCTCGACGAGATGATGCGCGTCTGCGCGCCCGGTGGCGAGATCATCGTCTTCACCTCGGCTCGCGCATCCGTCGCGGCGCTGCCCGGAGCCGATCTCGCGGCGGGCCTGATCGGACTGCGAATCTTCGGTCGGGACGAACTCCTCTCGCGGCTGTCGGCTCTGGGCGCCGACCATCGAGAGCAGACGATCACCGGCGTCGGACAGTACGTCCACGCCCGCAAGCCGAAGGAGTGA
- a CDS encoding cupin domain-containing protein gives MPDQPQPVFTYLTGLSAPNDDDTGERPKVTRIHRSDSETVVRIAFRAGQVMAEHLAAHPILVLGQSGAIEFTVDGQTVRLEPGTAIRVNARTHHSLRATTDGTVTLVIVHGQ, from the coding sequence GTGCCCGACCAGCCGCAACCGGTCTTCACCTACCTGACCGGCCTGAGCGCCCCGAACGACGACGACACCGGCGAGCGACCGAAGGTCACGCGAATCCATCGCAGCGACTCCGAGACCGTCGTACGGATCGCCTTCCGCGCGGGCCAGGTGATGGCCGAACATCTCGCCGCGCACCCGATCCTCGTTCTCGGACAGTCCGGCGCGATCGAGTTCACCGTCGACGGGCAGACGGTGCGGCTGGAGCCCGGCACCGCGATTCGAGTGAACGCCCGCACGCACCACTCGCTGCGCGCGACGACCGACGGAACAGTCACGTTGGTCATCGTCCACGGGCAGTAG
- a CDS encoding 3-methyladenine DNA glycosylase, with protein sequence MTNRRRWECGPIAVSATLGVHRRGARDPAYRSAPDGSIWRAVHTPDGPGTIAVAAAAGAVVARAWGPGGPWLLDAAPAMVGEGDRPEDLVADDPVVRGLVDRAPGLRIGRTDRVWEALVAAILEQKVVGSEAYRAWRYLLRRYGEPAPGPVPADMRVPPPRSVWREITESDWHRSGLEPVRMRAVRAAAAVDVEVKSDVLTALRGVGPWTAAHARFRALGDPDAVPIGDYHTPSVVGTALIGERVDDAGMLELLEPYRGQRYRVIRLCEVVGGMPARRGPRMSTRDYRGF encoded by the coding sequence GTGACGAACCGACGACGGTGGGAGTGCGGGCCGATCGCGGTGTCCGCGACCCTCGGAGTGCATCGGCGCGGTGCCCGTGATCCGGCCTATCGGTCGGCTCCCGACGGATCGATCTGGCGGGCCGTCCACACGCCGGACGGTCCCGGCACGATCGCCGTCGCAGCAGCGGCCGGCGCCGTCGTCGCGCGGGCGTGGGGTCCGGGCGGGCCGTGGTTGCTCGATGCGGCTCCGGCCATGGTCGGCGAGGGCGATCGACCCGAGGATCTCGTCGCCGATGATCCGGTGGTACGCGGTCTCGTCGACCGGGCGCCGGGGCTGCGCATCGGCCGCACCGATCGCGTCTGGGAGGCTCTCGTCGCGGCGATCCTGGAGCAGAAGGTGGTCGGTTCGGAGGCCTACCGCGCGTGGCGGTATCTGCTGCGTCGGTACGGGGAGCCGGCACCGGGCCCCGTCCCGGCCGACATGCGTGTGCCGCCACCGCGTTCGGTGTGGCGAGAGATCACCGAATCCGATTGGCACCGAAGCGGACTCGAGCCGGTGCGGATGCGGGCGGTGCGCGCGGCGGCCGCTGTCGACGTCGAGGTGAAGTCCGATGTGCTGACTGCGCTGCGCGGGGTGGGGCCGTGGACCGCCGCGCACGCCCGGTTCCGGGCGCTCGGCGATCCGGACGCGGTACCGATCGGCGACTACCACACGCCGTCGGTGGTCGGCACCGCGTTGATCGGCGAGCGCGTCGACGATGCGGGCATGCTCGAACTGCTCGAACCGTATCGGGGCCAGCGTTATCGCGTGATCAGATTGTGCGAGGTGGTCGGCGGCATGCCGGCCCGACGCGGACCACGGATGTCGACGCGCGACTACCGGGGGTTCTGA
- a CDS encoding amidohydrolase family protein, with protein MTTTLLHNARLIDGTGSDPITDAVIVIDDGKITYAGTSADAPETPSAVRVDVGGNTVTPGFFDCHVHLSLPGTKGSPVMAAMVPESYRFFELIGRLKTTVEAGVTTVRDLMGVDVGVRDAVKHGLVEGPRLLVADKMFSQTGGHADFHIPSGLDGTGLIGGVIVDSVDEARKEARALLREGVDVLKVASSGGVTSPSDDPDWLGARTEIVAALVEEADAYGGRKVAAHAIGYAGIRAAVQGGVQSVEHGYALDDELRTEMVQRGQFLVPTLIETLKPDTATPQAVAKSTKWHALAHESIQASVEAGIKVAVGTDAGLVPDHGDTLAELGCLVKFGGMTPMQAIVAGTKTSAELCDVDDTLGTVEAGKLADLVVVKGDPLTDIDSLADKDNILLVLKEGKAVGNRGGYTL; from the coding sequence GTGACGACAACACTTCTGCACAACGCGCGCCTCATCGACGGAACCGGATCGGATCCGATCACCGACGCCGTGATCGTGATCGACGACGGCAAGATCACGTACGCGGGCACCTCCGCAGACGCCCCCGAGACACCGTCGGCGGTCCGCGTCGACGTCGGTGGGAACACCGTCACTCCCGGCTTCTTCGACTGCCACGTGCACCTGTCGCTGCCCGGAACCAAGGGCTCGCCGGTCATGGCCGCGATGGTTCCCGAGTCGTACCGGTTCTTCGAACTGATCGGCCGATTGAAGACGACGGTCGAGGCGGGCGTCACGACCGTGCGCGATCTGATGGGCGTGGACGTCGGCGTGCGCGACGCGGTGAAGCACGGCCTCGTCGAAGGTCCCCGACTCCTGGTGGCCGACAAGATGTTCAGCCAGACCGGTGGCCACGCCGACTTCCACATCCCGTCCGGTCTGGACGGCACCGGACTGATCGGCGGCGTCATCGTCGACTCGGTCGACGAGGCCCGCAAGGAGGCGCGCGCACTCCTGCGCGAGGGTGTCGACGTCCTCAAGGTCGCCTCCAGCGGCGGCGTCACCTCGCCCTCGGACGATCCCGACTGGCTCGGCGCCCGAACCGAGATCGTCGCCGCGCTCGTCGAGGAGGCCGACGCATACGGCGGCCGCAAGGTGGCGGCACATGCGATCGGCTACGCGGGCATCCGCGCCGCGGTGCAGGGCGGCGTGCAGAGTGTCGAACACGGCTACGCCCTCGACGACGAACTGCGGACCGAGATGGTGCAGCGCGGACAGTTCCTGGTCCCGACACTGATCGAGACGCTCAAGCCCGACACCGCCACCCCTCAGGCGGTGGCCAAGAGCACCAAGTGGCACGCACTGGCACACGAGTCGATCCAGGCGTCGGTCGAGGCCGGGATCAAGGTGGCCGTCGGCACCGACGCCGGGCTGGTCCCCGACCACGGCGACACTCTCGCCGAGCTCGGCTGCCTCGTCAAGTTCGGCGGGATGACGCCGATGCAGGCGATCGTCGCGGGCACCAAGACCTCTGCCGAGCTGTGCGACGTCGACGACACGCTCGGCACCGTCGAGGCGGGCAAGCTCGCCGATCTGGTGGTCGTCAAGGGCGACCCGCTCACCGACATCGACTCGCTCGCCGACAAGGACAACATCCTGCTGGTCCTCAAAGAGGGCAAGGCCGTGGGAAACCGCGGCGGCTACACCCTCTGA
- a CDS encoding linear amide C-N hydrolase, producing MCTRVMWPDANGSVIVGRNMDFHQDLHTNLWKLPRGVARDDRVNGEFTWTAKYGSVVAGVYDILSTDGVNEKGLAGHILWLAESDYGTPDPSRTQLAMSVWLQFYLDNFMTVDEAVAWSKENNPQVVPMADPTGGSSPAIHLALDDASGDSAILEYIDGELNIFHSRDYLVMTNSPTYDKQLELVKQYQGLGGDAPLPGTCNAADRFARALYYVQDQPVPTSQVQAMAAMMSIIRNCAQPFRNPAPGKPDASQTLWQVVIDLTNLRYAFESTTAPNIVWVDLKDLDFSEGSGEAKLDLIGRLALEGGIAGEVHKNFKKHHRFHIVSIEQASLIGEAVAEATKALHTVKAAEQRVQAVQDRVQNKLVEFVDAE from the coding sequence ATGTGCACGAGAGTCATGTGGCCCGACGCCAACGGTTCGGTCATCGTCGGCCGGAACATGGACTTCCACCAGGACCTCCACACCAATCTGTGGAAGCTGCCGCGAGGCGTCGCCCGCGACGACCGGGTCAATGGCGAGTTCACCTGGACGGCGAAGTACGGCAGCGTCGTCGCCGGTGTCTACGACATCCTCTCCACCGACGGGGTCAACGAGAAGGGGCTTGCGGGCCACATCCTGTGGCTGGCCGAATCCGATTACGGCACACCGGATCCCTCGCGCACTCAACTCGCAATGTCGGTGTGGTTGCAGTTCTACCTCGACAACTTCATGACGGTCGACGAAGCCGTCGCGTGGTCAAAGGAGAACAATCCGCAGGTGGTGCCGATGGCGGATCCGACCGGTGGCAGCAGTCCCGCGATCCACCTCGCGCTCGACGATGCCAGCGGCGATTCGGCGATCCTCGAGTACATCGACGGCGAGTTGAACATCTTCCACAGCCGTGACTACCTGGTGATGACCAACTCGCCCACCTACGACAAGCAGCTCGAGCTGGTGAAGCAGTACCAAGGTCTCGGCGGCGACGCTCCGCTGCCCGGCACGTGCAACGCCGCCGACCGTTTCGCGCGCGCCCTCTACTACGTGCAGGATCAGCCGGTCCCGACGTCGCAGGTGCAGGCGATGGCCGCCATGATGAGCATCATCCGCAACTGTGCGCAGCCGTTCCGCAACCCCGCGCCCGGGAAGCCCGACGCCTCGCAGACACTGTGGCAGGTGGTGATCGACCTGACGAATCTGCGGTACGCGTTCGAGTCGACCACCGCTCCGAACATCGTGTGGGTGGATCTGAAAGACCTCGACTTCTCGGAGGGCTCCGGCGAGGCGAAGCTGGATCTGATCGGCAGGCTGGCCCTCGAAGGCGGCATCGCCGGCGAGGTCCACAAGAATTTCAAGAAGCATCACCGCTTCCACATCGTCTCGATCGAGCAGGCCTCGCTGATCGGCGAAGCCGTCGCCGAGGCGACCAAGGCCCTGCACACGGTCAAAGCCGCCGAGCAGCGGGTACAGGCCGTGCAGGACCGGGTGCAGAACAAGCTCGTCGAGTTCGTCGACGCCGAATAG
- a CDS encoding threonine/serine ThrE exporter family protein: protein MTDAELEHSDPADENDMLTLVTEVGTALNRSSYPVPRIAQVIRGICAAHRSDIVAQVFANYLIVLDKDANQVQIANTGSMYRFDQIADTEAVVHRVRRRQTSVRQAITDLRSIAESRPSMGLLIRGVGYALMALGFAFCFQMSLAATIAAVVVSVPLAAIVLWASTRSALAPLMPVLLTFLSALAITLWAVHGGLEDPVRLAVIPVVTLIPGAALATALIEISAGDMIAGTARLAYSLVVLLSMAFGLALAIDVVGISTADLQDVTSTHAPSWVLGLAAPVFGVGAMLYFCMPTRLWLWVLGITVGTFWLNQLLGKVMLSAFAGGVAVGMALLVAWAINAHVRSRPSVLAMFLPAFWLMVPGSMGFVAVSGVVTSDKDLGSLGTNAALSLLSMATSMMIASVLAPMVTRRIPMSSLLSRRLLRLRRRRPHGRSAG, encoded by the coding sequence ATGACGGACGCTGAACTCGAGCACTCCGATCCCGCCGACGAGAACGACATGCTGACTCTCGTCACCGAGGTCGGCACCGCCCTCAACCGGTCGTCGTACCCGGTCCCCCGAATCGCGCAGGTGATTCGCGGGATCTGCGCCGCGCACCGCAGCGACATCGTGGCGCAGGTGTTCGCGAACTATCTGATCGTCCTGGACAAGGACGCCAATCAGGTTCAGATCGCGAACACCGGGTCGATGTACCGCTTCGACCAGATCGCCGACACCGAGGCCGTCGTACACCGGGTCCGCCGCAGGCAGACGTCGGTACGACAGGCGATCACCGACCTGCGGAGCATCGCCGAATCACGCCCCTCGATGGGGTTGCTGATCCGAGGCGTCGGATACGCGCTCATGGCATTGGGCTTCGCCTTCTGCTTCCAGATGAGTCTGGCGGCGACGATCGCCGCCGTCGTCGTGTCCGTTCCGTTGGCGGCGATCGTCCTGTGGGCGAGCACCCGCAGCGCACTGGCACCGCTGATGCCGGTCCTGCTGACCTTCCTGTCGGCACTCGCGATCACCCTGTGGGCGGTCCACGGGGGCCTCGAGGATCCGGTGCGCCTCGCAGTGATCCCGGTGGTGACGCTCATTCCGGGCGCGGCCCTGGCCACCGCACTGATCGAGATCAGTGCGGGTGACATGATCGCGGGCACGGCGCGGCTCGCGTATTCGCTGGTGGTGTTGTTGTCCATGGCGTTCGGGCTGGCGTTGGCGATCGACGTCGTGGGCATCTCGACCGCCGATCTGCAGGACGTGACGAGCACCCACGCGCCGTCGTGGGTGCTCGGTCTGGCCGCGCCGGTGTTCGGCGTCGGTGCGATGCTCTACTTCTGCATGCCGACACGACTGTGGTTGTGGGTCCTGGGCATCACGGTCGGCACGTTCTGGCTCAATCAGCTCCTCGGCAAGGTGATGCTGTCGGCGTTCGCGGGCGGCGTCGCCGTGGGCATGGCCCTGCTCGTCGCATGGGCGATCAACGCGCACGTTCGCAGTCGTCCGAGCGTGCTCGCCATGTTCCTGCCCGCCTTCTGGCTGATGGTGCCCGGCTCGATGGGATTCGTGGCCGTCAGCGGCGTCGTCACCTCCGACAAGGACCTCGGCAGCCTCGGCACCAACGCGGCCCTGTCGCTCCTCAGCATGGCGACATCGATGATGATCGCCAGCGTGCTCGCACCGATGGTGACAAGAAGGATCCCGATGAGCAGTCTCCTGTCCCGGCGCCTCCTGCGCCTCCGTCGACGACGGCCACACGGCCGCAGTGCGGGATGA
- a CDS encoding helix-turn-helix transcriptional regulator encodes MSTRLTAGPPAIATTELTPSVVAAWQAHLTRQTPRAIDLSRRMESSEPHETYGGISLSPNGSHRTLSAVRYGVRTPLGAAFCTLHSPVRFERTPADLRTDPVEIASVCASATRGPSMVRQFGRENWFASGDLVVVPTTSPFVQELPAIRDIAGLFVELRHFGRFRYLAERPRRSSGDDTPLARATASFVRAFAIDIAVSGTPMSSDADLAAVDLICAALAELVEDDRYELQDDTLFQRQSAIDLIERRHRDPSLTPDVIAEALFISRRHLYRLFSDDEKSLATMIADARVSTGRQLMETSPHTPIGDVAAASGYRSPATFRNQFKARYGISPRDFRESQEQTAPSTEQQ; translated from the coding sequence ATGAGCACTCGACTGACGGCGGGACCGCCCGCGATTGCGACCACCGAGCTGACACCGAGCGTCGTCGCTGCCTGGCAGGCGCACCTCACCAGGCAGACGCCCCGCGCCATCGACCTGTCTCGTCGGATGGAGTCCTCCGAGCCCCACGAGACCTACGGCGGAATCTCCCTGTCGCCCAACGGAAGCCATCGGACGCTGAGTGCCGTCCGGTACGGCGTGCGCACACCGCTCGGGGCCGCGTTCTGCACGCTCCACTCGCCGGTGCGGTTCGAGCGCACCCCCGCTGATCTGCGCACCGATCCGGTCGAGATCGCCTCGGTCTGCGCGTCCGCGACGCGCGGCCCGTCGATGGTCAGGCAGTTCGGTCGGGAGAACTGGTTCGCCAGCGGAGACCTCGTCGTCGTCCCGACGACATCGCCCTTCGTACAGGAGCTTCCGGCGATCCGTGACATCGCAGGGCTGTTCGTCGAACTCCGCCATTTCGGCCGATTCCGCTATCTCGCCGAACGGCCTCGGCGTTCGTCCGGCGACGACACTCCACTGGCACGGGCCACCGCGAGCTTCGTGCGCGCGTTCGCCATCGACATCGCGGTCTCCGGAACGCCGATGTCGTCGGATGCCGATCTCGCAGCCGTCGATCTGATCTGTGCCGCGCTGGCCGAACTCGTCGAGGACGACAGGTACGAGCTGCAGGACGACACGCTGTTCCAGCGGCAGTCGGCCATCGACCTCATCGAGCGACGGCACCGCGACCCGTCGTTGACGCCCGATGTCATCGCCGAGGCGCTGTTCATCTCGCGTCGTCACCTGTACCGGCTGTTCTCCGACGATGAGAAGTCCTTGGCCACGATGATCGCGGACGCCCGCGTCTCGACCGGGCGCCAGCTGATGGAGACGTCGCCGCACACTCCGATCGGCGACGTCGCGGCGGCCTCCGGATATCGGTCGCCCGCCACCTTCCGCAACCAGTTCAAGGCGCGCTACGGGATCAGCCCGCGTGACTTCCGTGAATCACAGGAGCAGACGGCACCGAGCACCGAGCAGCAGTGA
- the lpdA gene encoding dihydrolipoyl dehydrogenase — protein sequence MAEHFETVVLGGGPGGYVAAIRSSQLGMKTAVIEEKWWGGVCLNVGCIPSKALLRNAELAHVFNHEAKTFGISGEVSFDFGAAFDRSRSVSDGIVKGVHFLMKKNKITEIDGYGVFTDAKTITVGDRVITFDNVIIDTGSTVRLLPGVELSDNVVTFESQIMTRELPKSIVIVGAGAIGMEFGYVLANYGVDVTIVEFMPRILPNEDADVSKEMTKAYKKLGVKILTGTAVQAVDDQGSQVVVSYKDAKGADGSLTVDKVLMSVGFAPRVEGFGLETTGVALTDRGAIAIDDHMRTNVPGVYAIGDVTAKLQLAHVAEAQGVVAAETIAGAETMTLGDYRMMPRATFCQPQVASFGLTEEQAKAEGYDVKVTKFPFSANGKAQGLGAPAGFVKLITDGTNDELIGGHLVGDNVSEMLPELTLAQKWDLTAKELARNVHTHPTMSEALQETFHGAIGHMINL from the coding sequence GTGGCTGAACATTTTGAAACAGTTGTCCTCGGTGGTGGCCCTGGTGGGTATGTGGCCGCGATCCGGTCCTCCCAGCTCGGCATGAAGACCGCCGTCATCGAAGAGAAGTGGTGGGGCGGTGTCTGCCTCAACGTGGGCTGCATCCCCTCCAAGGCGCTGCTCCGCAACGCAGAGCTCGCCCACGTCTTCAATCATGAGGCGAAGACCTTCGGTATCAGTGGTGAGGTGTCGTTCGACTTCGGCGCCGCCTTCGACCGCAGCCGTAGCGTGTCGGACGGCATCGTCAAGGGCGTCCACTTCCTGATGAAGAAGAACAAGATCACCGAGATCGACGGCTACGGCGTGTTCACCGACGCCAAGACCATCACCGTCGGCGATCGCGTCATCACCTTCGACAACGTCATCATCGACACCGGCTCCACCGTGCGTCTGCTGCCCGGTGTCGAGCTGAGCGACAACGTCGTGACGTTCGAGAGCCAGATCATGACCCGCGAGCTCCCGAAGAGCATCGTCATCGTCGGTGCGGGCGCCATCGGCATGGAGTTCGGTTACGTCCTCGCGAACTACGGCGTCGACGTCACCATCGTGGAGTTCATGCCGCGCATCCTGCCGAACGAGGACGCGGACGTCTCCAAGGAGATGACCAAGGCCTATAAGAAGCTCGGCGTCAAGATCCTGACCGGCACCGCTGTGCAGGCCGTCGACGACCAGGGCAGCCAGGTGGTCGTCTCGTACAAGGACGCCAAGGGCGCCGACGGCAGCCTGACCGTCGACAAGGTCCTCATGTCCGTCGGCTTCGCACCGCGCGTGGAGGGCTTCGGCCTGGAGACGACGGGTGTCGCGTTGACCGACCGCGGTGCCATCGCGATCGACGACCACATGCGCACCAACGTCCCGGGCGTCTACGCCATCGGCGACGTCACCGCCAAGCTGCAGCTGGCCCACGTCGCCGAGGCGCAGGGCGTCGTGGCCGCCGAGACCATCGCGGGCGCCGAGACCATGACTCTGGGCGACTACCGGATGATGCCGCGCGCCACCTTCTGTCAGCCGCAGGTCGCGTCGTTCGGTCTCACCGAGGAGCAGGCCAAGGCCGAGGGGTACGACGTCAAGGTCACCAAGTTCCCGTTCAGCGCCAACGGCAAGGCTCAGGGCCTGGGGGCTCCGGCGGGCTTCGTCAAGCTGATCACCGACGGCACCAACGATGAGCTGATCGGTGGTCACCTCGTCGGCGACAACGTCTCGGAGATGCTGCCCGAGCTGACGCTCGCGCAGAAGTGGGACCTGACGGCCAAGGAACTGGCGCGCAACGTCCACACGCACCCGACCATGAGCGAGGCGCTGCAGGAGACCTTCCACGGCGCCATCGGCCACATGATCAACCTGTAA
- a CDS encoding TetR/AcrR family transcriptional regulator, whose protein sequence is MATDVTRSRLLDATEHLLATTGYEHLRVRAVCTEAGVNPAAVHYHFGSRESLVMALLEDRLEPIWAAPLDRLAGSPATVREIVEAILAPFVGMRQDPRTAALMRLLGRFVLTNPDLPWTATWFKTQAWVALLTDAVDIDEATARRRWRFAFSILMTELAAGDPPSAATLSALGDFLTAGLAAPERTS, encoded by the coding sequence ATGGCAACGGACGTGACTCGCAGCCGACTCCTGGACGCCACCGAGCATCTCCTCGCGACGACGGGATACGAGCACCTGCGGGTCCGCGCCGTCTGCACGGAGGCCGGGGTGAATCCGGCGGCCGTGCACTATCACTTCGGTTCCCGGGAGTCGCTGGTCATGGCGTTGCTCGAGGATCGCCTGGAACCGATCTGGGCGGCCCCGCTCGACCGACTGGCGGGTTCGCCCGCGACCGTTCGCGAGATCGTCGAGGCGATCCTGGCGCCGTTCGTCGGAATGCGCCAGGACCCGAGGACCGCGGCACTGATGAGACTGCTCGGCCGTTTCGTCTTGACCAATCCGGATCTGCCGTGGACGGCGACGTGGTTCAAAACACAGGCGTGGGTGGCACTCCTCACCGACGCCGTCGACATCGACGAGGCCACCGCGCGCCGTCGCTGGCGGTTCGCCTTCTCCATCCTGATGACCGAACTCGCCGCGGGCGACCCGCCGAGCGCGGCGACGCTCAGCGCGCTCGGCGACTTCCTGACCGCGGGGCTCGCCGCCCCGGAGAGGACCTCATGA